DNA sequence from the Methanofollis formosanus genome:
CTTCATCCTGGGAGTCCGGGGACTCTCCCCCCGGCGTGAGCATGAGGGAAGGCGATGGATGAAGGTCACAGAGGGGTTGAGGTGATGAAAAGAGGATGTTTTCTACAGAGCCAAAAATTGGTTTTCATGGAGTCCGGCAGACCGAGGGGATGCAGACCATTCGTCCGGCCTCTTCGACATAGGTGATCGTCACATCGATCCCATAGGCCGTGCCGAGGTGTCCGGGAGTCAGAACCTCTTCTGCCGGACCCACGGCGATGAACCCGCCGTCCTTCATGATCGCCACATGCTGCGGGATGATGAAACTGTGGTCAGGGAAGTGGGAGGTCATCACCACGGCGATCCCTTCCTTCGCAAGCCGTTCGATGAGGCGGAGAACCCGTACCTGATTCCCGAAATCGAGATGGGATGTCGGTTCGTCGAGGACCATCACGGCAGGTTGCTGTGCCAGTGCCCGTGCGATGAGGGCAAGTTGTAATTCGCCGCCGCTGATCTCCGAGACCGGGCGATGGGCAAGGTGGTCGATCCCCACGGTGACCAGGGCTTCCTCTGCAACCTTCCGGTCTGCCCGTCCCGGCGAGGCGAAGAGGGAGAGGTGAGGCGCCCGCCCCATCAGCACAAAATCGATGACATCGAAGGGGAAGACGATCTGATGGGCCTGCGGCACATAGGC
Encoded proteins:
- a CDS encoding ABC transporter ATP-binding protein, which encodes MILTVGDAAFSYDGTRTIFEGVSFSVDRGECLCILGPNGTGKSTLIKCLINVLPLDAGTIELDGREITSLSRTEVARQIAYVPQAHQIVFPFDVIDFVLMGRAPHLSLFASPGRADRKVAEEALVTVGIDHLAHRPVSEISGGELQLALIARALAQQPAVMVLDEPTSHLDFGNQVRVLRLIERLAKEGIAVVMTSHFPDHSFIIPQHVAIMKDGGFIAVGPAEEVLTPGHLGTAYGIDVTITYVEEAGRMVCIPSVCRTP